One region of Deinococcus aerius genomic DNA includes:
- the hutH gene encoding histidine ammonia-lyase yields the protein MILDRQLTLGDFIRVVRGGEEVTLPGAARERIGRAREVIERIVDGPEAVYGVNTGFGKFATVRVARGDLRQLQHNLIVSHAVGVGDPLPGEVVRGMLLLRAQSLALGHSGVRPEVVELLLALLNAGAHPVVPAQGSVGASGDLAPLAHLALALIGLGELEYRGEVRAAADVLAELGLAPLVLEAKEGLALINGTQLMGSLLALALHDARTLLGTANLAAAMTVEALSGSHRPFSEGVVRLRPHPGALEVAADLRAFLRESAIAPAHANCGRVQDAYSLRAVPQVHGATLDALTQAARVLEVEFASVTDNPLIFPDSAHPAGGEVISGGNFHGQPLALTADALKVAVAELASISERRTEQLLNPALSGLPGFLTTQGGLSSGLMIAQYTAAALVSENKVLAHPASVDSIPTSANQEDHVSMGAHGARQLRQIVEHARTVLAIELLCAAQALDFQPLAAGRGVRAAHERIRREVAPLEGDRYYRPDLLRLRDLVAGGELLRAARGA from the coding sequence GTGATTCTGGATCGGCAACTGACGCTGGGGGATTTTATCCGGGTGGTGCGCGGCGGGGAGGAGGTGACGCTCCCCGGCGCGGCGCGGGAACGGATCGGGCGAGCACGGGAGGTTATCGAGCGGATCGTGGACGGCCCCGAGGCCGTGTACGGGGTGAACACGGGGTTCGGCAAGTTCGCCACCGTCCGGGTCGCGCGGGGGGACCTGCGGCAGCTTCAGCACAACCTGATCGTGTCGCACGCGGTCGGGGTGGGCGATCCCCTGCCCGGGGAGGTCGTGCGCGGGATGCTGCTGCTGCGGGCGCAGTCGCTCGCCCTGGGGCACTCGGGGGTGCGGCCAGAAGTCGTCGAACTCCTGCTCGCGCTGCTGAACGCGGGGGCGCATCCGGTCGTGCCCGCCCAGGGGAGCGTGGGGGCGTCGGGGGACCTCGCGCCGCTGGCCCACCTCGCCCTGGCGCTGATCGGGCTGGGCGAGCTGGAGTACCGGGGTGAGGTGCGGGCCGCCGCCGACGTGCTTGCTGAGCTGGGCCTCGCGCCGCTCGTGCTGGAGGCGAAGGAGGGGCTGGCCCTGATCAACGGGACGCAGCTCATGGGGAGCCTGCTCGCGCTCGCGCTGCACGACGCCCGCACGCTGCTGGGGACGGCCAACCTCGCCGCCGCGATGACGGTGGAGGCGCTGTCGGGGAGCCACCGGCCCTTCTCGGAGGGCGTGGTGCGGCTGCGGCCCCACCCCGGGGCGCTGGAGGTGGCCGCCGACTTGCGGGCGTTCCTGCGGGAGTCGGCCATCGCCCCGGCGCACGCGAACTGCGGGCGGGTGCAGGACGCCTACAGCCTGCGCGCGGTGCCGCAGGTTCACGGGGCGACGCTCGACGCGCTGACGCAGGCCGCGCGGGTGCTGGAGGTCGAGTTCGCCTCGGTGACGGACAATCCGCTGATCTTCCCCGACAGTGCTCACCCGGCGGGGGGCGAGGTGATCTCGGGCGGGAATTTCCACGGGCAGCCGCTCGCGCTGACTGCCGACGCGCTCAAGGTCGCGGTCGCCGAACTCGCCTCGATCTCCGAGCGGCGCACCGAGCAACTGCTCAACCCGGCGCTCTCGGGGCTGCCGGGGTTCCTGACGACCCAGGGGGGGCTCAGCAGCGGGCTGATGATCGCGCAGTACACCGCCGCCGCCCTGGTGAGCGAGAACAAGGTGCTGGCCCACCCCGCGAGCGTGGACTCGATCCCCACCTCCGCCAACCAGGAGGACCACGTCTCGATGGGCGCGCACGGGGCGCGGCAACTGCGGCAGATCGTGGAACACGCCCGGACGGTGCTGGCGATCGAGCTGCTGTGCGCGGCGCAGGCGCTGGACTTCCAGCCCCTCGCGGCGGGGCGGGGGGTGAGGGCGGCCCACGAGCGGATTCGGCGGGAGGTGGCCCCGCTGGAGGGGGACCGTTACTACCGCCCGGACCTGCTGCGGCTGCGCGACCTGGTGGCGGGTGGGGAACTGCTGCGGGCGGCGCGGGGGGCCTGA
- the hutI gene encoding imidazolonepropionase produces the protein MAETLFTGIAQLVTPAPGPQRGAAMRELARLENAALLVRDGVIAWVGAEKDAPKVSQTHDLGGVAVVPGLIDPHTHAIWAGDRLADFEARLAGVPYEEILARGGGIRSTMRATAAASVGELVHLARPRLEALLRSGATTAEVKSGYGLDFGAEVRMLEAVRELEATFPGTLAPTLLIHVPPTEGREEYVRGVCEELIPAVTARGLATAVDVFCEREAFTVEETRAILMAARARGLGVKLHADQFHALGGVELACELGALSVDHLEASGEGQVAALAASNTVATVLPGVTLHLGLPAAPARRLVDAGACVAVGTDLNPGSSPLFSAALALALAVRLCGLTPAEALTAGTVNAAAALGLRDRGALVPGARADFLALHSADWRDLVYTLGENPVRDVVVGGQHIKETTL, from the coding sequence ATGGCTGAGACGCTGTTCACGGGGATTGCCCAGCTCGTGACCCCGGCGCCCGGCCCGCAGCGCGGCGCGGCCATGCGGGAGCTGGCGAGGCTGGAGAACGCGGCGCTCCTCGTGCGGGATGGGGTGATCGCGTGGGTGGGAGCGGAGAAGGACGCTCCGAAGGTCAGCCAGACCCACGACCTCGGCGGCGTGGCCGTGGTTCCCGGCCTGATAGACCCGCACACGCACGCGATCTGGGCCGGGGACCGTCTGGCCGACTTCGAGGCGCGGCTGGCGGGGGTGCCGTACGAGGAGATTCTGGCCCGTGGCGGCGGCATCCGCTCGACGATGCGGGCGACGGCTGCCGCTTCGGTGGGGGAACTCGTCCACCTCGCCCGGCCCCGGCTGGAAGCCCTTCTCCGCTCCGGCGCGACCACCGCCGAGGTCAAGAGCGGGTACGGGCTGGACTTCGGGGCCGAGGTGCGGATGCTGGAAGCAGTGCGGGAGTTGGAGGCGACCTTTCCGGGCACCCTCGCTCCCACGCTGCTGATCCACGTCCCGCCCACTGAAGGCCGGGAAGAGTACGTGCGCGGCGTGTGCGAGGAGCTGATTCCCGCCGTCACCGCGCGGGGCCTCGCCACCGCCGTGGATGTGTTCTGCGAGCGCGAGGCGTTCACGGTGGAGGAGACGCGAGCCATCCTGATGGCGGCGCGGGCGCGCGGGTTGGGCGTCAAGCTCCACGCCGACCAGTTCCACGCGCTCGGCGGGGTGGAACTCGCCTGCGAACTCGGGGCGCTGAGCGTGGACCACCTGGAGGCGAGCGGGGAGGGGCAGGTCGCGGCGCTGGCGGCCTCGAACACGGTGGCGACCGTCCTCCCCGGGGTGACGCTGCACCTGGGGCTGCCCGCCGCGCCCGCCCGGAGACTGGTGGACGCGGGCGCGTGTGTGGCGGTCGGCACGGACCTCAACCCGGGGAGTTCGCCCCTCTTCAGCGCGGCGCTGGCCCTGGCGCTCGCGGTGCGGCTGTGCGGCCTGACCCCGGCCGAGGCGTTGACGGCGGGCACGGTGAACGCCGCCGCCGCGCTGGGATTGAGGGACCGGGGGGCCCTGGTGCCGGGGGCGCGGGCGGATTTTCTGGCCCTGCACTCGGCCGACTGGCGCGACCTGGTCTACACGCTGGGGGAGAATCCTGTCCGCGACGTGGTCGTGGGGGGGCAACACATCAAGGAGACGACGCTGTGA
- a CDS encoding arginase family protein: protein MSQPSHLPYSGIASFARAPVVEPGGEWSADVAVLGIPFDIALGFRPGARYAPRALREASLRYVPPFTDLSGRTRLAGVTLADAGDVVLPSLEPELARERITQAAGQVRSRSRLPVFLGGDHSVTYPLLRAFHDVPDLHIIQLDAHLDFTDVRNDTRYSNSSPFRRAVEDLPNLVHITTLGLRGLRFDPEAVAAAGERGHTLVPMEEVEDLFRDVIGALPEGRPVYLSVDADAFDPAVLPGTSSPEPDGFTYGLAMRVIREVVRRHHLVGMDLVELAPNLDPSGRSSLIGARLILETLAEALDG, encoded by the coding sequence ATGAGTCAACCCTCCCACCTCCCTTACAGCGGCATCGCCTCCTTCGCCCGGGCCCCCGTCGTCGAGCCCGGGGGAGAATGGAGCGCGGACGTGGCGGTGTTGGGGATTCCCTTCGACATTGCGCTGGGGTTCCGGCCCGGGGCCAGGTACGCGCCGCGAGCCCTGCGGGAAGCCAGCCTGCGCTACGTCCCACCCTTCACCGACCTCTCGGGCCGGACCCGGCTGGCAGGCGTAACCCTCGCCGACGCGGGGGACGTGGTGCTGCCCAGTCTGGAACCGGAACTGGCGCGGGAGCGGATCACCCAGGCGGCGGGGCAGGTCCGGTCGCGCTCCCGCCTCCCCGTCTTTCTGGGTGGGGATCACAGCGTCACCTATCCGCTGCTGCGCGCTTTTCATGATGTACCGGATCTGCATATCATCCAGCTCGACGCGCACCTGGACTTCACCGACGTGCGGAATGACACGCGCTACAGCAACTCCAGCCCCTTCCGGCGGGCGGTGGAGGACCTTCCCAACCTCGTCCACATCACGACCCTGGGGCTGCGTGGGCTGCGCTTCGACCCCGAGGCGGTGGCGGCGGCGGGGGAACGCGGCCACACGCTCGTGCCCATGGAGGAGGTGGAGGACCTGTTCCGGGACGTGATCGGGGCGCTTCCTGAGGGCCGCCCGGTCTACCTCAGCGTGGACGCCGACGCCTTCGACCCCGCCGTGCTCCCGGGCACGAGCAGCCCCGAGCCGGACGGCTTCACGTACGGGCTGGCGATGAGGGTGATCCGGGAGGTCGTGCGGCGGCATCACCTGGTCGGGATGGACCTGGTGGAACTCGCCCCCAACCTCGACCCCTCGGGCCGCAGTTCGCTCATCGGGGCGCGGCTGATCCTGGAGACGCTGGCGGAGGCGCTGGATGGCTGA
- the hutU gene encoding urocanate hydratase → MTEPTAPPVIRAPRGPQRTAKGWIQEAAKRMLMNNLDPEVAENPAELIVYGGRGKAARNWAAFHRIVETLDRLENDETLLIQSGKPVAVLRTHEWAPRVLLANSNLVPNWATWEEFDRLDAAGLMMYGQMTAGSWIYIGTQGILQGTYETFAGAANKHFGGSLKGTVTVTAGLGGMGGAQPLAVKLAGGVSINIEIDPHRIGRRLETRYLDEVAQGLEDAIGRAERYKAEGVARSIGLLGNAAELLPRLVEIGYTPDLVTDQTSAHDPMWGYIPVLKPDEDADTLRSEQPALYRERAYAAMAAHVRAILELQRRGAVAFDYGNNLRHRAREAGVEDAFDYPGFVPAFIRDSFCEGRGPFRWVALSGDPGDIRATDRALLELFPEDTRLQAWLTYAADQITFQGLPARICWLGYKERDQAALLFNEMVADGRLKAPVVIGRDHLDAGSVASPYRETEAMADGSDAVSDWPLLNFGVGIASGAAWMSFHHGGGVGLGFSQHSGLVAVADGTPDAALRLSRCLTNDPGMGVIRHADAGYERALGVARERGLDLPSLGVTDRR, encoded by the coding sequence ATGACCGAACCCACTGCTCCCCCCGTGATCCGCGCTCCCCGAGGCCCCCAACGCACCGCCAAGGGCTGGATTCAGGAGGCCGCCAAGCGGATGCTGATGAACAACCTCGACCCCGAGGTGGCCGAGAACCCCGCCGAACTCATCGTGTACGGCGGGCGGGGCAAGGCGGCGCGGAACTGGGCAGCCTTTCACCGCATCGTGGAGACGCTCGACCGGCTGGAGAACGACGAGACGCTGCTGATCCAGTCGGGCAAGCCGGTCGCGGTGCTGCGAACCCACGAGTGGGCGCCGCGGGTGCTCCTCGCCAACTCCAACCTCGTGCCGAACTGGGCGACCTGGGAGGAATTCGACCGCCTGGACGCCGCCGGGCTCATGATGTACGGCCAGATGACCGCCGGGAGCTGGATCTACATCGGCACCCAGGGCATCCTCCAGGGGACCTACGAGACCTTCGCGGGGGCGGCGAACAAGCATTTCGGCGGCAGCCTGAAGGGGACGGTCACGGTCACGGCGGGCCTGGGCGGGATGGGCGGCGCGCAGCCCCTCGCCGTGAAGCTGGCGGGCGGGGTGAGCATCAATATCGAGATCGACCCGCACCGGATAGGGCGCCGCCTGGAAACGCGGTACCTGGACGAGGTGGCCCAGGGGCTGGAGGACGCTATCGGACGGGCCGAGCGGTACAAGGCGGAGGGGGTGGCCCGGTCCATCGGGCTCCTCGGCAACGCCGCCGAGCTTCTGCCCCGGCTGGTGGAGATCGGCTACACGCCCGACCTCGTGACCGACCAGACGAGCGCGCACGACCCGATGTGGGGCTATATCCCGGTCCTGAAGCCGGACGAGGACGCGGACACGCTGCGCTCGGAGCAACCCGCGCTCTACCGCGAGCGGGCCTACGCGGCGATGGCGGCGCACGTGCGGGCGATTCTGGAACTCCAGCGGCGGGGCGCGGTCGCCTTCGACTACGGGAACAACCTGCGGCACCGGGCGCGCGAGGCGGGGGTGGAGGACGCCTTCGACTACCCCGGCTTCGTGCCCGCCTTCATCCGCGACTCGTTCTGCGAGGGGCGGGGCCCTTTTCGCTGGGTGGCGCTCTCGGGTGACCCGGGGGATATCCGGGCGACCGACCGGGCGCTGCTGGAGTTGTTTCCAGAAGATACCCGGCTGCAAGCCTGGCTCACCTACGCCGCCGACCAGATCACCTTCCAGGGCCTGCCCGCGCGCATCTGCTGGCTGGGGTACAAGGAGCGCGACCAAGCCGCCCTGCTGTTCAACGAGATGGTGGCGGACGGGCGGCTGAAGGCCCCGGTCGTGATCGGGCGCGACCACCTCGACGCGGGGAGCGTCGCCAGCCCCTACCGGGAGACGGAGGCGATGGCGGACGGCTCGGACGCGGTGTCAGATTGGCCGCTGCTCAACTTTGGGGTGGGGATCGCCAGCGGCGCGGCGTGGATGAGCTTCCACCACGGGGGCGGGGTGGGGCTGGGCTTCTCGCAGCACTCGGGGCTGGTGGCGGTCGCGGACGGGACGCCGGACGCGGCCCTGCGGCTCAGCCGCTGCCTGACGAACGACCCCGGGATGGGCGTGATCCGGCATGCGGACGCGGGGTACGAGCGGGCGCTGGGCGTGGCGCGGGAGCGGGGGCTGGACCTGCCGAGCCTGGGGGTCACGGACCGGCGATGA
- a CDS encoding IclR family transcriptional regulator encodes MPRTLSTVDGAVRVLEAFDADHTEWTLSDLARHLGQPTSTLHEHLTTLMASGLLTRVGRGRFRLGWRLLKLSSALYGSVPWYAAAHDAMTALARGTHLLAFVCVLEDGDTPRVLCVARSVQGRDGPPVVGETQFELPAHATASGKLLLALSGLPLPAGGAPFTPHTLTGPAAWQAEAATIRAARFALSRDEWAPGTSGLAVPLLGPGGEVLAALGVSFPTGRLRERETLLRRLRDAADGATWALGYRPPS; translated from the coding sequence ATGCCCCGCACCCTCAGCACCGTGGACGGCGCCGTGCGCGTCCTGGAGGCCTTCGACGCCGACCACACGGAATGGACGCTCAGCGACCTGGCGCGGCACCTGGGGCAGCCCACCTCCACCCTGCACGAGCACCTGACCACCCTGATGGCCTCCGGGCTGCTGACCCGGGTGGGGCGGGGGCGCTTCCGGCTGGGGTGGCGGCTGCTCAAGCTCTCCAGCGCCCTGTACGGCAGCGTGCCCTGGTACGCCGCCGCCCACGACGCGATGACGGCCCTGGCGCGCGGCACCCACCTCCTCGCCTTTGTCTGCGTGCTGGAGGATGGGGACACGCCCCGGGTCCTGTGCGTCGCCCGCTCGGTGCAGGGCCGTGACGGTCCCCCGGTCGTCGGCGAGACGCAATTCGAGCTGCCCGCCCACGCGACCGCGAGCGGGAAACTGCTCCTCGCGCTCAGTGGTTTGCCCCTGCCGGCGGGAGGCGCGCCCTTCACCCCCCACACCCTGACTGGCCCGGCAGCGTGGCAGGCCGAGGCGGCGACCATCCGCGCTGCCCGCTTCGCCCTGAGCCGCGACGAGTGGGCTCCCGGCACGAGCGGCCTGGCGGTGCCCCTGCTCGGCCCGGGGGGGGAAGTGCTCGCCGCCCTGGGCGTAAGCTTTCCTACCGGACGCCTGCGGGAGCGCGAGACCCTCCTGCGCCGCCTGCGCGACGCGGCGGACGGGGCGACCTGGGCGCTGGGCTACCGCCCGCCGTCCTGA
- a CDS encoding LysM peptidoglycan-binding domain-containing protein has protein sequence MNGEPLDPRGASGMARRAAGALLVLLALGGAAQAGPGTYTVRAGDTLYSLARRAGTSVQQLVRLNGLTGTALRPGQVLRLPGANSARAAPAPNTPAPAAPTRGKPQPAAPLPRPDPSQVAGPVVWGVPPAPTVASFIGWFPLTASPIGDALPVRTYLRGLAFDFQTYNNCGPSALSAVLGFYRVKIGQDVIQRTARPGGGYMQISAIAPELAKFGLRTLTIRGGRLSQVKRLLALGIPVIVLQWYDRPGHIPHFRVVRGYDDQAGVFWVSDSMVGPLAYLSYRSFDALWNAQGRQLFPVYPKGYDAAVRQLTRTG, from the coding sequence ATGAACGGTGAACCACTCGACCCTCGGGGCGCCTCCGGGATGGCCCGCCGCGCGGCGGGCGCCCTGCTGGTCCTTCTCGCGCTGGGCGGCGCGGCCCAGGCGGGACCGGGCACCTACACCGTCCGCGCGGGTGACACCCTGTACAGCCTGGCCCGGCGTGCCGGAACGAGTGTCCAGCAACTGGTGAGGCTCAACGGCCTGACGGGAACGGCGCTGCGGCCGGGGCAGGTTCTGCGGCTGCCCGGCGCGAACTCGGCCCGGGCAGCACCGGCCCCGAACACGCCTGCGCCGGCGGCGCCCACCCGGGGTAAACCGCAGCCCGCGGCCCCCCTGCCCCGGCCGGACCCCAGCCAGGTCGCCGGGCCGGTCGTGTGGGGCGTGCCCCCGGCACCGACCGTCGCCAGCTTCATCGGCTGGTTTCCGCTGACGGCCTCGCCCATCGGGGACGCGCTGCCGGTGCGGACCTACCTGCGGGGGCTGGCGTTCGACTTCCAGACCTACAACAACTGCGGGCCGAGCGCCCTCTCGGCGGTCCTGGGCTTCTACCGGGTGAAGATCGGCCAGGACGTGATTCAGCGCACCGCCCGGCCCGGCGGCGGCTACATGCAGATCAGCGCCATCGCGCCGGAGCTGGCGAAGTTCGGGCTCAGGACCCTCACCATCCGCGGGGGGCGGCTCTCGCAGGTCAAACGGCTGCTCGCGCTGGGTATTCCGGTGATCGTCCTGCAATGGTACGACCGCCCCGGGCACATCCCCCACTTCCGGGTGGTGCGCGGCTACGACGACCAGGCCGGGGTGTTCTGGGTGAGTGACAGCATGGTGGGCCCGCTGGCCTACCTGAGCTACCGCAGCTTCGACGCCCTGTGGAACGCCCAGGGCCGCCAACTCTTCCCGGTCTACCCCAAGGGCTACGACGCGGCGGTCCGGCAGCTCACCCGGACGGGGTAG
- a CDS encoding N-acetylmuramoyl-L-alanine amidase family protein, producing the protein MGNDGVHYQNLALARPTTQPSILIETAFLTDKGNLRLLMSAAGRERFAQAIALGIERFYRDAALGRAGR; encoded by the coding sequence GTGGGGAACGACGGGGTCCACTATCAGAACCTGGCGCTCGCCCGGCCCACCACACAACCCAGCATCCTGATCGAGACGGCCTTCCTGACCGACAAGGGGAACCTGCGGCTCTTGATGAGTGCGGCGGGGCGGGAACGCTTCGCGCAGGCGATTGCGCTGGGGATCGAACGCTTCTACCGCGACGCGGCGCTGGGCCGGGCCGGACGGTAG